In Pangasianodon hypophthalmus isolate fPanHyp1 chromosome 3, fPanHyp1.pri, whole genome shotgun sequence, a single genomic region encodes these proteins:
- the noto gene encoding homeobox protein notochord isoform X2, whose translation MQIPARPHGPYGFSVRPQAALHPDYASSACVATHNPAKPSAGKSFTIDALLAKPDNTKTSPFQGSLNPAPTPPGLFLHAGQMCPPLPHYLYSPAMMHTQSSYPVYCCPPYGYQTTCPGTVYSQGATLSKAGVHSHYKHKGGKSKRMRTSFTNEQLSRLEKEFARQQYMVGSERFLLASALQLTEAQVKVWFQNRRIKWRKQSLEQQQAKLAKLGLAVPPKSPGSQGREDEGDEDEHDFTEDSDVDIDDSLHA comes from the exons ATGCAGATCCCTGCACGGCCTCATGGACCCTACGGATTTTCAGTGCGTCCCCAGGCTGCTCTCCACCCGGACTATGCCAGCAGTGCGTGTGTGGCCACGCACAATCCAGCAAAACCCAGCGCGGGGAAATCGTTCACCATCGACGCACTTCTCGCCAAGCCTGACAACACCAAGACGAGTCCATTTCAGGGCTCACTGAACCCTGCGCCAACGCCACCAGGTCTCTTTCTCCATGCCGGACAGATGTGTCCTCCACTTCCTCACTACCTGTACAGCCCGGCTATGATGCACACCCAATCCAGCTACCCAGTCTACTGCTGTCCGCCCTACGGATACCAGACAACATGCCCAGGAACTGTTTACTCACAAG GTGCCACACTGTCTAAAGCAGGAGTTCACTCGCACTACAAGCACAAAGGAGGGAAATCAAAGCGGATGCGCACCAGCTTCACCAACGAGCAGCTGTCCCGCTTGGAGAAGGAGTTTGCGCGCCAGCAGTACATGGTGGGATCAGAGCGCTTCCTGCTCGCATCCGCACTCCAGCTCACCGAGGCGCAG GTCAAAGTGTGGTTCCAGAACAGGCGCATTAAGTGGAGAAAGCAGAGTCTTGAGCAGCAGCAGGCCAAACTTGCCAAACTGGGACTCGCGGTTCCTCCCAAAAGCCCTGGATCTCAAGGCCGGGAGGATGAGGGAGACGAGGACGAGCACGATTTCACAGAGGACTCAGATGTTGACATCGATGACTCCCTGCACGCCTGA
- the noto gene encoding homeobox protein notochord isoform X1, producing MQIPARPHGPYGFSVRPQAALHPDYASSACVATHNPAKPSAGKSFTIDALLAKPDNTKTSPFQGSLNPAPTPPGLFLHAGQMCPPLPHYLYSPAMMHTQSSYPVYCCPPYGYQTTCPGTVYSQGKHGGATLSKAGVHSHYKHKGGKSKRMRTSFTNEQLSRLEKEFARQQYMVGSERFLLASALQLTEAQVKVWFQNRRIKWRKQSLEQQQAKLAKLGLAVPPKSPGSQGREDEGDEDEHDFTEDSDVDIDDSLHA from the exons ATGCAGATCCCTGCACGGCCTCATGGACCCTACGGATTTTCAGTGCGTCCCCAGGCTGCTCTCCACCCGGACTATGCCAGCAGTGCGTGTGTGGCCACGCACAATCCAGCAAAACCCAGCGCGGGGAAATCGTTCACCATCGACGCACTTCTCGCCAAGCCTGACAACACCAAGACGAGTCCATTTCAGGGCTCACTGAACCCTGCGCCAACGCCACCAGGTCTCTTTCTCCATGCCGGACAGATGTGTCCTCCACTTCCTCACTACCTGTACAGCCCGGCTATGATGCACACCCAATCCAGCTACCCAGTCTACTGCTGTCCGCCCTACGGATACCAGACAACATGCCCAGGAACTGTTTACTCACAAGGTAAGCATGGAG GTGCCACACTGTCTAAAGCAGGAGTTCACTCGCACTACAAGCACAAAGGAGGGAAATCAAAGCGGATGCGCACCAGCTTCACCAACGAGCAGCTGTCCCGCTTGGAGAAGGAGTTTGCGCGCCAGCAGTACATGGTGGGATCAGAGCGCTTCCTGCTCGCATCCGCACTCCAGCTCACCGAGGCGCAG GTCAAAGTGTGGTTCCAGAACAGGCGCATTAAGTGGAGAAAGCAGAGTCTTGAGCAGCAGCAGGCCAAACTTGCCAAACTGGGACTCGCGGTTCCTCCCAAAAGCCCTGGATCTCAAGGCCGGGAGGATGAGGGAGACGAGGACGAGCACGATTTCACAGAGGACTCAGATGTTGACATCGATGACTCCCTGCACGCCTGA
- the cdc25b gene encoding M-phase inducer phosphatase 2 isoform X2: MELCEVAGDFSPVSLELCAGPDSVLRVSRPALPEIGLKGSPCIKNLFSPGTTAVLSPVTNLTLNMDNLAVLEGQCETPKRKKMEKNVPLLKIPSFASDTSSDAGLGLDSPSPVDPVDAEKKLLSGMHPTVFAPSFRFEQAIQNATRVINERMPIRRINSLPLQLLGHSPNLKSKDSDLPRYGVFSQSCTLSLDNKENLHDTSFEFKKPSKPVSRCRLRSTGEAKEAFASRPNSAPALMLSPTSSNQLASPDSDSPFTLRRTSFSSFPNDDDDGFLDVLDDVETDSEVPMGMASLLTAPLVADQCMDAADSPVRCRPRGLFRSPSMPTGGRAPLKRPDRPRDENTPVRVKRRRSVAGSHVTATEQEDAIPQQVQRSKSFNHAEIERLLDTDPSNVIGDFTKPPALPTVDGKHQDLKYITPEVMCNAMNGRYSDVVERLFIIDCRYPYEYEGGHIKGALNLHQEDQVEEHFFKQPILSECPEKRVLLVFHCEFSSERGPRMCRFVRERDRVLNEYPNLHYPELYILKGGYKDFFPLHKMECEPQEYRPMHHEDFKDDLRKFRLKSRTWAGERSKRDMYSRLKNF; the protein is encoded by the exons ATGGAGCTCTGTGAAGTTGCAGGCGATTTCAGCCCTGTGAGCCTGGAGCTGTGCGCGGGCCCTGACTCAGTCCTCAGAGTTTCCAGACCAGCTCTGCCTGAGATTGGGCTAAAGGGCTCCCCCTGCATCAAAAACCTCTTCTCCCCCGGAACTACCGCCGTGCTGTCTCCTGTGACTAACCTGACACTCAACATGGACAATCTCGCTGTTCTGGAAGG GCAATGTGAGACccccaaaagaaagaaaatggagaaaaatgtgccCTTGCTGAAGATTCCATCATTCGCTTCCGACACTTCCTCAGATGCAG GACTGGGCCTGGACTCTCCCAGCCCTGTGGACCCAGTGGATGCAGAAAAAAA ACTCTTGTCAGGCATGCATCCAACTGTCTTTGCTCCGTCTTTCAGGTTTGAGCAGGCCATACAGAATGCTACTAGAGTGATAAATGA AAGAATGCCTATTCGCAGGATAAACTCATTACCG CTGCAGTTGCTTGGTCACAGTCCTAATCTGAAGAGTAAAGATTCTGATCTGCCTCGATATGGCGTCTTTAGTCAGAGCTGCACACTCAGCTTGGACAACAAGGAGAACCTGCATGAT ACAAGTTTTGAGTTTAAGAAGCCCAGCAAGCCTGTTTCTCGCTGTCGACTGCGTTCAACTGGGGAGGCAAAGGAGGCTTTTGCTAGCCGGCCCAACTCTGCTCCTGCTCTTATG CTTTCTCCTACCTCATCTAATCAGCTAGCCTCACCAGATAGTGACAGTCCCTTCACACTGCGACGCACATCATTCTCCAGCTTTCCTAACGACGACGACGATGGCTTTTTAGATGTACTCGATGATGTAGAG ACGGACTCTGAGGTACCTATGGGAATGGCCAGTTTGCTCACTGCTCCTCTGGTTGCTGACCAATGCATGGATGCTGCAGACTCG CCGGTTCGATGTCGGCCACGAGGGCTGTTTCGCTCACCTTCCATGCCAACAGGTGGCCGTGCTCCACTTAAAAGGCCAGATAGGCCCAGAGATGAGAACACGCCTGTGCGtgtgaagaggaggaggagcgtCGCTGGGTCACATGTCACAGCCACGGAGCAGGAGGATGCTATTCCTCAACAG GTTCAGCGCTCAAAATCTTTTAATCAtgcagagatagagagactACTGGACACTGACCCCAGTAATGTGATAGGAGATTTTACCAAG cctCCTGCTTTGCCCACGGTGGATGGAAAACACCAAGACTTGAAATACATCACCCCAGAAGTT ATGTGTAACGCAATGAATGGACGGTACAGTGATGTGGTGGAGAGGCTGTTTATCATTGACTGTCGCTATCCATACGAGTATGAAGGAGGGCATATCAAG GGTGCTCTAAACCTGCATCAAGAGGACCAGGTTGAGGAGCACTTTTTCAAACAGCCCATCCTTTCAGAATGCCCTGAAAAGCGCGTGCTGCTGGTGTTCCATTGTGAGTTTTCGTCTGAACGTGGCCCACGAATGTGTCGCTTTGTTCGCGAGAGAGACCGGGTTCTCAATGAATATCCCAATCTCCATTACCCTGAACTCTACATACTAAAGGGAGGCTACAAGGACTTCTTTCCCCTACATAAG aTGGAATGTGAGCCCCAGGAGTACAGGCCGATGCATCATGAGGACTTTAAGGATGATCTTAGGAAGTTTCGCCTTAAGAGCCGGACATGGGCTGGAGAGCGCAGCAAAAGAGACATGTACAGCCGTCTTAAAAATTTCTGA
- the cdc25b gene encoding M-phase inducer phosphatase 2 isoform X4 gives MELCEVAGDFSPVSLELCAGPDSVLRVSRPALPEIGLKGSPCIKNLFSPGTTAVLSPVTNLTLNMDNLAVLEGQCETPKRKKMEKNVPLLKIPSFASDTSSDAGLGLDSPSPVDPVDAEKKFEQAIQNATRVINERMPIRRINSLPLQLLGHSPNLKSKDSDLPRYGVFSQSCTLSLDNKENLHDTSFEFKKPSKPVSRCRLRSTGEAKEAFASRPNSAPALMLSPTSSNQLASPDSDSPFTLRRTSFSSFPNDDDDGFLDVLDDVETDSEVPMGMASLLTAPLVADQCMDAADSPVRCRPRGLFRSPSMPTGGRAPLKRPDRPRDENTPVRVKRRRSVAGSHVTATEQEDAIPQQVQRSKSFNHAEIERLLDTDPSNVIGDFTKPPALPTVDGKHQDLKYITPEVMCNAMNGRYSDVVERLFIIDCRYPYEYEGGHIKGALNLHQEDQVEEHFFKQPILSECPEKRVLLVFHCEFSSERGPRMCRFVRERDRVLNEYPNLHYPELYILKGGYKDFFPLHKMECEPQEYRPMHHEDFKDDLRKFRLKSRTWAGERSKRDMYSRLKNF, from the exons ATGGAGCTCTGTGAAGTTGCAGGCGATTTCAGCCCTGTGAGCCTGGAGCTGTGCGCGGGCCCTGACTCAGTCCTCAGAGTTTCCAGACCAGCTCTGCCTGAGATTGGGCTAAAGGGCTCCCCCTGCATCAAAAACCTCTTCTCCCCCGGAACTACCGCCGTGCTGTCTCCTGTGACTAACCTGACACTCAACATGGACAATCTCGCTGTTCTGGAAGG GCAATGTGAGACccccaaaagaaagaaaatggagaaaaatgtgccCTTGCTGAAGATTCCATCATTCGCTTCCGACACTTCCTCAGATGCAG GACTGGGCCTGGACTCTCCCAGCCCTGTGGACCCAGTGGATGCAGAAAAAAA GTTTGAGCAGGCCATACAGAATGCTACTAGAGTGATAAATGA AAGAATGCCTATTCGCAGGATAAACTCATTACCG CTGCAGTTGCTTGGTCACAGTCCTAATCTGAAGAGTAAAGATTCTGATCTGCCTCGATATGGCGTCTTTAGTCAGAGCTGCACACTCAGCTTGGACAACAAGGAGAACCTGCATGAT ACAAGTTTTGAGTTTAAGAAGCCCAGCAAGCCTGTTTCTCGCTGTCGACTGCGTTCAACTGGGGAGGCAAAGGAGGCTTTTGCTAGCCGGCCCAACTCTGCTCCTGCTCTTATG CTTTCTCCTACCTCATCTAATCAGCTAGCCTCACCAGATAGTGACAGTCCCTTCACACTGCGACGCACATCATTCTCCAGCTTTCCTAACGACGACGACGATGGCTTTTTAGATGTACTCGATGATGTAGAG ACGGACTCTGAGGTACCTATGGGAATGGCCAGTTTGCTCACTGCTCCTCTGGTTGCTGACCAATGCATGGATGCTGCAGACTCG CCGGTTCGATGTCGGCCACGAGGGCTGTTTCGCTCACCTTCCATGCCAACAGGTGGCCGTGCTCCACTTAAAAGGCCAGATAGGCCCAGAGATGAGAACACGCCTGTGCGtgtgaagaggaggaggagcgtCGCTGGGTCACATGTCACAGCCACGGAGCAGGAGGATGCTATTCCTCAACAG GTTCAGCGCTCAAAATCTTTTAATCAtgcagagatagagagactACTGGACACTGACCCCAGTAATGTGATAGGAGATTTTACCAAG cctCCTGCTTTGCCCACGGTGGATGGAAAACACCAAGACTTGAAATACATCACCCCAGAAGTT ATGTGTAACGCAATGAATGGACGGTACAGTGATGTGGTGGAGAGGCTGTTTATCATTGACTGTCGCTATCCATACGAGTATGAAGGAGGGCATATCAAG GGTGCTCTAAACCTGCATCAAGAGGACCAGGTTGAGGAGCACTTTTTCAAACAGCCCATCCTTTCAGAATGCCCTGAAAAGCGCGTGCTGCTGGTGTTCCATTGTGAGTTTTCGTCTGAACGTGGCCCACGAATGTGTCGCTTTGTTCGCGAGAGAGACCGGGTTCTCAATGAATATCCCAATCTCCATTACCCTGAACTCTACATACTAAAGGGAGGCTACAAGGACTTCTTTCCCCTACATAAG aTGGAATGTGAGCCCCAGGAGTACAGGCCGATGCATCATGAGGACTTTAAGGATGATCTTAGGAAGTTTCGCCTTAAGAGCCGGACATGGGCTGGAGAGCGCAGCAAAAGAGACATGTACAGCCGTCTTAAAAATTTCTGA
- the cdc25b gene encoding M-phase inducer phosphatase 2 isoform X3, translating to MELCEVAGDFSPVSLELCAGPDSVLRVSRPALPEIGLKGSPCIKNLFSPGTTAVLSPVTNLTLNMDNLAVLEGQCETPKRKKMEKNVPLLKIPSFASDTSSDAGEIRRPLRSHIKHFNGLGLDSPSPVDPVDAEKKFEQAIQNATRVINERMPIRRINSLPLQLLGHSPNLKSKDSDLPRYGVFSQSCTLSLDNKENLHDTSFEFKKPSKPVSRCRLRSTGEAKEAFASRPNSAPALMLSPTSSNQLASPDSDSPFTLRRTSFSSFPNDDDDGFLDVLDDVETDSEVPMGMASLLTAPLVADQCMDAADSPVRCRPRGLFRSPSMPTGGRAPLKRPDRPRDENTPVRVKRRRSVAGSHVTATEQEDAIPQQVQRSKSFNHAEIERLLDTDPSNVIGDFTKPPALPTVDGKHQDLKYITPEVMCNAMNGRYSDVVERLFIIDCRYPYEYEGGHIKGALNLHQEDQVEEHFFKQPILSECPEKRVLLVFHCEFSSERGPRMCRFVRERDRVLNEYPNLHYPELYILKGGYKDFFPLHKMECEPQEYRPMHHEDFKDDLRKFRLKSRTWAGERSKRDMYSRLKNF from the exons ATGGAGCTCTGTGAAGTTGCAGGCGATTTCAGCCCTGTGAGCCTGGAGCTGTGCGCGGGCCCTGACTCAGTCCTCAGAGTTTCCAGACCAGCTCTGCCTGAGATTGGGCTAAAGGGCTCCCCCTGCATCAAAAACCTCTTCTCCCCCGGAACTACCGCCGTGCTGTCTCCTGTGACTAACCTGACACTCAACATGGACAATCTCGCTGTTCTGGAAGG GCAATGTGAGACccccaaaagaaagaaaatggagaaaaatgtgccCTTGCTGAAGATTCCATCATTCGCTTCCGACACTTCCTCAGATGCAGGTGAAATCCGCCGCCCTCTTCGCTCtcatataaaacatttcaatg GACTGGGCCTGGACTCTCCCAGCCCTGTGGACCCAGTGGATGCAGAAAAAAA GTTTGAGCAGGCCATACAGAATGCTACTAGAGTGATAAATGA AAGAATGCCTATTCGCAGGATAAACTCATTACCG CTGCAGTTGCTTGGTCACAGTCCTAATCTGAAGAGTAAAGATTCTGATCTGCCTCGATATGGCGTCTTTAGTCAGAGCTGCACACTCAGCTTGGACAACAAGGAGAACCTGCATGAT ACAAGTTTTGAGTTTAAGAAGCCCAGCAAGCCTGTTTCTCGCTGTCGACTGCGTTCAACTGGGGAGGCAAAGGAGGCTTTTGCTAGCCGGCCCAACTCTGCTCCTGCTCTTATG CTTTCTCCTACCTCATCTAATCAGCTAGCCTCACCAGATAGTGACAGTCCCTTCACACTGCGACGCACATCATTCTCCAGCTTTCCTAACGACGACGACGATGGCTTTTTAGATGTACTCGATGATGTAGAG ACGGACTCTGAGGTACCTATGGGAATGGCCAGTTTGCTCACTGCTCCTCTGGTTGCTGACCAATGCATGGATGCTGCAGACTCG CCGGTTCGATGTCGGCCACGAGGGCTGTTTCGCTCACCTTCCATGCCAACAGGTGGCCGTGCTCCACTTAAAAGGCCAGATAGGCCCAGAGATGAGAACACGCCTGTGCGtgtgaagaggaggaggagcgtCGCTGGGTCACATGTCACAGCCACGGAGCAGGAGGATGCTATTCCTCAACAG GTTCAGCGCTCAAAATCTTTTAATCAtgcagagatagagagactACTGGACACTGACCCCAGTAATGTGATAGGAGATTTTACCAAG cctCCTGCTTTGCCCACGGTGGATGGAAAACACCAAGACTTGAAATACATCACCCCAGAAGTT ATGTGTAACGCAATGAATGGACGGTACAGTGATGTGGTGGAGAGGCTGTTTATCATTGACTGTCGCTATCCATACGAGTATGAAGGAGGGCATATCAAG GGTGCTCTAAACCTGCATCAAGAGGACCAGGTTGAGGAGCACTTTTTCAAACAGCCCATCCTTTCAGAATGCCCTGAAAAGCGCGTGCTGCTGGTGTTCCATTGTGAGTTTTCGTCTGAACGTGGCCCACGAATGTGTCGCTTTGTTCGCGAGAGAGACCGGGTTCTCAATGAATATCCCAATCTCCATTACCCTGAACTCTACATACTAAAGGGAGGCTACAAGGACTTCTTTCCCCTACATAAG aTGGAATGTGAGCCCCAGGAGTACAGGCCGATGCATCATGAGGACTTTAAGGATGATCTTAGGAAGTTTCGCCTTAAGAGCCGGACATGGGCTGGAGAGCGCAGCAAAAGAGACATGTACAGCCGTCTTAAAAATTTCTGA
- the cdc25b gene encoding M-phase inducer phosphatase 2 isoform X1, with amino-acid sequence MELCEVAGDFSPVSLELCAGPDSVLRVSRPALPEIGLKGSPCIKNLFSPGTTAVLSPVTNLTLNMDNLAVLEGQCETPKRKKMEKNVPLLKIPSFASDTSSDAGEIRRPLRSHIKHFNGLGLDSPSPVDPVDAEKKLLSGMHPTVFAPSFRFEQAIQNATRVINERMPIRRINSLPLQLLGHSPNLKSKDSDLPRYGVFSQSCTLSLDNKENLHDTSFEFKKPSKPVSRCRLRSTGEAKEAFASRPNSAPALMLSPTSSNQLASPDSDSPFTLRRTSFSSFPNDDDDGFLDVLDDVETDSEVPMGMASLLTAPLVADQCMDAADSPVRCRPRGLFRSPSMPTGGRAPLKRPDRPRDENTPVRVKRRRSVAGSHVTATEQEDAIPQQVQRSKSFNHAEIERLLDTDPSNVIGDFTKPPALPTVDGKHQDLKYITPEVMCNAMNGRYSDVVERLFIIDCRYPYEYEGGHIKGALNLHQEDQVEEHFFKQPILSECPEKRVLLVFHCEFSSERGPRMCRFVRERDRVLNEYPNLHYPELYILKGGYKDFFPLHKMECEPQEYRPMHHEDFKDDLRKFRLKSRTWAGERSKRDMYSRLKNF; translated from the exons ATGGAGCTCTGTGAAGTTGCAGGCGATTTCAGCCCTGTGAGCCTGGAGCTGTGCGCGGGCCCTGACTCAGTCCTCAGAGTTTCCAGACCAGCTCTGCCTGAGATTGGGCTAAAGGGCTCCCCCTGCATCAAAAACCTCTTCTCCCCCGGAACTACCGCCGTGCTGTCTCCTGTGACTAACCTGACACTCAACATGGACAATCTCGCTGTTCTGGAAGG GCAATGTGAGACccccaaaagaaagaaaatggagaaaaatgtgccCTTGCTGAAGATTCCATCATTCGCTTCCGACACTTCCTCAGATGCAGGTGAAATCCGCCGCCCTCTTCGCTCtcatataaaacatttcaatg GACTGGGCCTGGACTCTCCCAGCCCTGTGGACCCAGTGGATGCAGAAAAAAA ACTCTTGTCAGGCATGCATCCAACTGTCTTTGCTCCGTCTTTCAGGTTTGAGCAGGCCATACAGAATGCTACTAGAGTGATAAATGA AAGAATGCCTATTCGCAGGATAAACTCATTACCG CTGCAGTTGCTTGGTCACAGTCCTAATCTGAAGAGTAAAGATTCTGATCTGCCTCGATATGGCGTCTTTAGTCAGAGCTGCACACTCAGCTTGGACAACAAGGAGAACCTGCATGAT ACAAGTTTTGAGTTTAAGAAGCCCAGCAAGCCTGTTTCTCGCTGTCGACTGCGTTCAACTGGGGAGGCAAAGGAGGCTTTTGCTAGCCGGCCCAACTCTGCTCCTGCTCTTATG CTTTCTCCTACCTCATCTAATCAGCTAGCCTCACCAGATAGTGACAGTCCCTTCACACTGCGACGCACATCATTCTCCAGCTTTCCTAACGACGACGACGATGGCTTTTTAGATGTACTCGATGATGTAGAG ACGGACTCTGAGGTACCTATGGGAATGGCCAGTTTGCTCACTGCTCCTCTGGTTGCTGACCAATGCATGGATGCTGCAGACTCG CCGGTTCGATGTCGGCCACGAGGGCTGTTTCGCTCACCTTCCATGCCAACAGGTGGCCGTGCTCCACTTAAAAGGCCAGATAGGCCCAGAGATGAGAACACGCCTGTGCGtgtgaagaggaggaggagcgtCGCTGGGTCACATGTCACAGCCACGGAGCAGGAGGATGCTATTCCTCAACAG GTTCAGCGCTCAAAATCTTTTAATCAtgcagagatagagagactACTGGACACTGACCCCAGTAATGTGATAGGAGATTTTACCAAG cctCCTGCTTTGCCCACGGTGGATGGAAAACACCAAGACTTGAAATACATCACCCCAGAAGTT ATGTGTAACGCAATGAATGGACGGTACAGTGATGTGGTGGAGAGGCTGTTTATCATTGACTGTCGCTATCCATACGAGTATGAAGGAGGGCATATCAAG GGTGCTCTAAACCTGCATCAAGAGGACCAGGTTGAGGAGCACTTTTTCAAACAGCCCATCCTTTCAGAATGCCCTGAAAAGCGCGTGCTGCTGGTGTTCCATTGTGAGTTTTCGTCTGAACGTGGCCCACGAATGTGTCGCTTTGTTCGCGAGAGAGACCGGGTTCTCAATGAATATCCCAATCTCCATTACCCTGAACTCTACATACTAAAGGGAGGCTACAAGGACTTCTTTCCCCTACATAAG aTGGAATGTGAGCCCCAGGAGTACAGGCCGATGCATCATGAGGACTTTAAGGATGATCTTAGGAAGTTTCGCCTTAAGAGCCGGACATGGGCTGGAGAGCGCAGCAAAAGAGACATGTACAGCCGTCTTAAAAATTTCTGA